A portion of the Leifsonia sp. EB41 genome contains these proteins:
- a CDS encoding DNA topoisomerase IB, producing the protein MTRLRRSDPTGPGYARRSTAKGPVYQDEAGNRIVDERELERIRSLVIPPAWQDVWISPDARGHIQAVGTDAAGRRQYLYHESWRLNQDRIKFERAAQLAETLPGARRKVTLDLRQEGFGRDRILAAAFRVIDLGSLRIGSEEYLHANGSRGLTTLLCRHAAVDGDEVTLTFPAKSAQKWASTIEDADLATLLAEIVAVRGQRSRLLSWKDGTWHTIRPASLNEYIQRQTGGEFTAKDFRTLHGTIVAAEALAGLGVADREAQRAKRVTAAVAEAADALGNTPTIARNSYIDPRVFDRYRAGEVIDTRGGRAPEPALLQLLA; encoded by the coding sequence GTGACGCGCCTGCGCCGCAGCGACCCCACAGGGCCCGGCTACGCCCGCCGCAGCACCGCGAAGGGTCCGGTGTACCAGGACGAGGCGGGCAATCGGATCGTCGACGAGCGCGAGCTGGAGCGCATCCGCTCGCTGGTCATCCCGCCCGCCTGGCAGGACGTCTGGATCTCCCCGGACGCCCGCGGCCACATCCAGGCGGTGGGGACGGACGCGGCCGGGAGGCGGCAGTACCTGTACCACGAGTCGTGGCGGCTGAATCAGGACCGGATCAAGTTCGAGCGGGCCGCTCAGCTCGCTGAGACGCTGCCCGGCGCTCGCCGCAAGGTCACGCTGGACCTGCGGCAGGAGGGGTTCGGACGCGACCGCATCCTCGCGGCGGCGTTCCGCGTCATCGACCTCGGCTCCCTGCGGATCGGCAGCGAGGAGTACCTGCACGCCAATGGCAGCCGCGGGCTGACCACGCTGCTCTGCCGGCACGCGGCGGTCGACGGCGACGAGGTGACCCTGACCTTCCCGGCCAAGTCGGCGCAGAAGTGGGCGAGCACGATCGAGGATGCCGACCTGGCCACGCTGCTCGCGGAGATCGTGGCCGTGCGCGGCCAGCGCTCCCGGCTGCTGTCGTGGAAGGACGGCACCTGGCACACGATCCGCCCGGCATCGCTGAACGAGTACATCCAGCGGCAGACCGGCGGCGAGTTCACGGCCAAGGACTTCCGGACGCTGCACGGCACGATCGTCGCGGCGGAGGCGCTCGCCGGGCTGGGTGTCGCGGACAGGGAGGCGCAGCGCGCCAAGCGGGTGACGGCCGCCGTCGCCGAGGCCGCTGACGCCCTCGGCAACACGCCGACGATCGCGCGCAACAGCTACATCGACCCGCGCGTGTTCGACCGGTACCGGGCCGGGGAGGTCATCGACACCCGCGGCGGCCGCGCTCCCGAGCCGGCGCTGCTGCAGCTCCTGGCCTGA
- a CDS encoding Ku protein, with amino-acid sequence MRAIWTGAITFGLVNVPVKVYSATEDHDVALHQVHDADGGRIRYKRVCEIDGKTIPYEHIAKAYDDGERTVILTAEDLESLPAERSREIDVVEFVPNDQLDPLMFDRSYYLEPDSKSLKAYALLRKTLEDEDRTAIVNFALRQKTRLGALRVRGNVLVLQTLLWHDEIRAAEFPSLETTPRITERELSLSSALMESFAGDFEPEKFSDEYQEELRKLIDAKLEQGESIDTAVTFGEEPEEAKKGGGEVIDLMEALQRSVERSRGGGSPAAADGKKSAAKDKKAPAKKAKKPA; translated from the coding sequence ATGAGGGCCATATGGACGGGAGCCATCACCTTCGGACTGGTCAATGTGCCGGTGAAGGTCTACAGCGCGACCGAAGACCACGACGTGGCGCTGCACCAGGTGCACGACGCCGACGGCGGGCGCATCCGGTACAAGCGCGTGTGCGAGATCGACGGCAAGACGATCCCGTACGAGCACATCGCGAAGGCGTACGACGACGGCGAGCGGACGGTGATCCTCACGGCCGAGGACCTGGAGTCGCTGCCCGCCGAGCGCAGCCGGGAGATCGACGTCGTCGAGTTCGTGCCGAACGACCAGCTCGACCCGCTCATGTTCGACCGCAGCTACTACCTGGAGCCGGACTCCAAGTCGCTGAAGGCGTACGCGCTGCTGCGCAAGACGCTGGAGGACGAGGACCGCACCGCGATCGTCAACTTCGCGCTGCGGCAGAAGACCCGCCTGGGCGCGCTGCGGGTGCGCGGCAACGTCCTGGTGCTGCAGACGCTGCTGTGGCACGACGAGATCCGCGCGGCCGAGTTCCCCTCGCTGGAGACGACGCCGCGGATCACCGAGCGGGAGCTGTCGCTGTCCTCCGCCCTGATGGAGAGCTTCGCGGGCGACTTCGAGCCGGAGAAGTTCAGCGACGAGTACCAGGAGGAGCTGCGCAAGCTGATCGACGCGAAGCTGGAGCAGGGCGAGAGCATCGACACCGCGGTCACCTTCGGCGAGGAGCCGGAGGAGGCGAAGAAGGGCGGCGGCGAGGTCATCGACCTGATGGAGGCGTTGCAGCGCAGTGTCGAGCGGAGCAGGGGCGGTGGCTCTCCGGCGGCCGCGGACGGGAAGAAGTCCGCAGCGAAGGACAAGAAGGCCCCCGCCAAGAAGGCCAAGAAGCCCGCGTGA